Proteins from a single region of Chryseobacterium sp. T16E-39:
- the leuS gene encoding leucine--tRNA ligase, with translation MFYDHQQIEKKWQKYWEEKQTYKTSNATDKPKFYVLDMFPYPSGAGLHVGHPLGYIASDIYARYKRHQGFNVLHPVGYDSFGLPAEQYAIQTGQHPAITTEENITRYEEQLRKIGFSFDWSREVRTSDASYYKWTQWIFIQLFHSWYNKDTDKAESIETLIKHFEEKGTHGLNANQNEELDFTAEEWKNASDIDKEDILLNYRLAYRAETTVNWCPALGTVLANDEVKDGKSERGGFPVFQKKMMQWSMRISAYSERLLQGLNTLDWPQPLKDSQEYWIGKSQGAQVKFSVENHDEIIEVFTTRPDTIFGATFMVLAPENPLVDTITTAAQKAEVDTYIEETSKKTERDRMSDVKNVSGAFTGSYAVNPFSNEKMPIYISDYVLMGYGTGAVMAVPAHDERDHRFAKKFNLEIKKVVETDEDVQEKSFDSKTSTCVNSDFLNGLSYDEAKTKMIAEIESRNIGHGTTNYRQRDAIFSRQRYWGEPVPIYYKDGMPYTLPASSLPLELPEVEKYLPTEDGDPPLGNAKFFAWDEASQKVVATDLIDEVTVFPLELSTMPGWAGSSWYFLRYMDPHNEEGFAKKELTDYWGQVDLYIGGSEHATGHLLYSRFWNMFLKDRGYINHDEPFQKLINQGMILGMSAYIYRVEGTNQYVSKALAHEYKTQKIHVDISLLKGTSDELNTEAFKQWRPEYANAEFILEDGKYITDREVEKMSKSKYNVVNPDDICDEYGADGLRLYEMFLGPLEQSKPWNTQGLSGVYGFLKKFWNLYFNGDVFEVSDEEPTKEEYKVLHTLIKKVVFDIENFSFNTSVSSFMIAVNELQKIKCNKRNILEPLAVIISPYAPHICEELWNRLGHVESIEFQEFPELIESYLVEDEIEYPVSVNGKMRFKLSLSAQLSAKEVEDLVINDSKMQQILEGKTPKKIIVVPHRIVNIVI, from the coding sequence GTGTTTTACGATCATCAGCAGATAGAAAAAAAGTGGCAGAAATATTGGGAAGAAAAACAGACGTACAAAACTTCCAATGCAACAGATAAACCCAAATTTTATGTACTCGATATGTTTCCTTATCCATCAGGTGCAGGGCTTCATGTTGGGCACCCACTGGGATATATCGCATCTGATATCTATGCAAGATATAAAAGACATCAGGGGTTTAATGTTCTTCACCCGGTAGGTTATGATAGTTTTGGACTTCCTGCTGAACAATATGCTATTCAAACAGGACAACATCCGGCAATCACTACGGAGGAAAATATTACGAGATATGAAGAGCAATTAAGAAAAATTGGCTTTTCATTTGATTGGAGCCGGGAAGTCAGAACTTCAGATGCTTCTTATTATAAATGGACACAATGGATCTTTATTCAATTGTTTCATTCATGGTATAATAAGGATACAGATAAAGCTGAGTCTATTGAAACTTTAATTAAGCATTTTGAAGAAAAAGGAACTCATGGGTTAAATGCCAATCAGAATGAAGAATTGGATTTCACTGCAGAGGAGTGGAAAAATGCTTCTGATATAGATAAGGAAGATATTTTATTAAATTACCGTTTGGCTTACAGAGCAGAAACGACTGTGAACTGGTGTCCGGCTCTGGGAACTGTACTTGCTAACGACGAAGTAAAAGACGGGAAATCTGAAAGGGGAGGCTTTCCTGTATTTCAGAAAAAAATGATGCAGTGGAGTATGAGGATCTCCGCATACTCAGAAAGATTACTTCAAGGTTTGAACACCTTAGACTGGCCTCAGCCGCTGAAAGATTCTCAGGAATACTGGATCGGGAAATCTCAGGGAGCACAGGTTAAATTCAGTGTCGAGAATCATGACGAAATTATTGAGGTCTTCACAACAAGACCTGATACTATTTTTGGAGCAACATTTATGGTGTTGGCTCCGGAGAATCCTTTAGTAGATACTATTACTACAGCTGCTCAAAAAGCGGAGGTAGATACCTATATTGAAGAAACTTCTAAAAAGACCGAGAGAGACAGGATGTCTGACGTGAAAAATGTGAGTGGTGCTTTTACGGGAAGTTATGCGGTCAATCCGTTCAGTAATGAAAAAATGCCAATATACATTTCAGATTATGTATTGATGGGCTATGGTACCGGAGCAGTTATGGCAGTGCCGGCACATGATGAACGTGATCACAGATTTGCTAAGAAATTTAATTTAGAAATTAAAAAAGTTGTTGAAACAGACGAAGACGTTCAGGAAAAATCTTTTGACTCTAAAACAAGTACGTGTGTCAACTCGGATTTTCTGAATGGATTATCTTATGATGAAGCGAAAACGAAAATGATTGCTGAGATAGAGAGTCGTAATATTGGGCATGGAACCACAAATTACAGACAGCGTGATGCTATATTTTCAAGACAGCGTTATTGGGGGGAGCCGGTTCCTATATATTATAAGGATGGAATGCCATATACATTACCTGCTTCTTCATTGCCTTTGGAACTTCCTGAAGTTGAAAAATATTTGCCGACCGAAGATGGAGATCCTCCTTTAGGGAATGCTAAATTCTTTGCATGGGATGAAGCCTCTCAGAAAGTAGTTGCGACTGATCTGATTGATGAAGTTACTGTATTTCCTCTGGAATTATCTACAATGCCAGGGTGGGCTGGAAGCTCATGGTATTTCTTAAGATATATGGATCCTCATAACGAAGAGGGGTTTGCTAAAAAAGAATTAACTGATTATTGGGGACAGGTAGACCTATATATAGGAGGAAGCGAACATGCAACCGGTCACTTACTGTATTCACGTTTCTGGAATATGTTCTTAAAAGACAGAGGATACATCAATCATGATGAGCCTTTCCAGAAATTGATCAACCAAGGGATGATTTTAGGAATGAGTGCATATATATATAGAGTGGAAGGGACGAATCAATATGTTTCTAAAGCTTTGGCTCATGAATATAAGACTCAGAAAATCCATGTTGATATATCTTTATTAAAAGGAACATCCGATGAATTAAATACTGAGGCATTCAAACAATGGAGACCTGAATATGCAAATGCAGAATTTATTTTAGAAGATGGAAAATACATCACAGACCGTGAAGTGGAAAAAATGTCCAAGTCTAAATATAATGTAGTCAACCCTGATGATATCTGTGATGAATATGGAGCAGACGGTTTAAGATTATATGAAATGTTCTTAGGTCCATTGGAACAATCAAAGCCGTGGAATACCCAAGGGCTAAGTGGAGTGTATGGATTCCTTAAAAAATTCTGGAACCTGTATTTTAATGGTGATGTATTTGAAGTTTCTGATGAAGAACCTACAAAAGAAGAATACAAAGTTTTACATACCTTAATAAAGAAGGTTGTTTTTGATATTGAAAACTTTTCATTCAACACCTCTGTATCTTCGTTTATGATCGCTGTTAATGAGTTGCAAAAAATAAAATGCAACAAACGCAATATTCTTGAACCATTAGCCGTTATCATTTCTCCTTATGCGCCTCATATCTGTGAGGAGCTCTGGAATAGACTGGGACATGTTGAGTCTATTGAATTTCAGGAGTTTCCTGAATTGATTGAATCTTACCTGGTGGAGGATGAAATTGAATATCCGGTGAGTGTAAATGGTAAAATGAGGTTCAAATTATCCCTATCTGCTCAATTATCAGCTAAGGAGGTAGAAGATTTGGTGATTAATGACTCAAAAATGCAGCAAATTTTAGAGGGAAAAACCCCGAAAAAAATCATTGTTGTCCCTCACAGAATTGTGAATATTGTAATTTAA
- a CDS encoding lipocalin family protein, producing the protein MKKLALLFAGLSLLAATGCKDDDPQRLFPINGLWQPVKEVITTIPVNGAGVSDEITYTTCQKDSRWLFNEGSTGKRTDKDEIGTPAICSTVSDRNFTYTYSTSDNRIEIKYQGTVVPDKGKVTTLNETTLNLTIEDTTDPNLYKSKTYTLKRIPQ; encoded by the coding sequence ATGAAGAAATTAGCATTACTATTTGCAGGTTTATCATTATTAGCAGCTACGGGGTGTAAGGATGACGATCCTCAAAGGTTATTTCCAATTAATGGACTTTGGCAACCTGTAAAGGAAGTGATCACAACTATTCCTGTGAACGGGGCTGGAGTGTCGGACGAAATTACCTACACGACTTGCCAGAAAGATTCAAGATGGCTGTTTAATGAAGGAAGCACCGGGAAAAGAACCGATAAAGATGAAATCGGGACCCCTGCAATTTGTAGTACAGTTTCAGATAGAAATTTCACATATACTTATAGCACAAGCGATAACAGAATAGAAATTAAATATCAGGGTACCGTAGTTCCGGATAAAGGAAAAGTAACTACACTCAATGAAACTACCCTGAATCTTACCATCGAAGACACTACAGATCCTAATTTATATAAGTCTAAAACTTATACATTAAAGAGAATCCCTCAATAA
- a CDS encoding glycosyltransferase family 2 protein, producing the protein MPQVSIITPCYNSSRFLEETIRSVMSQTFTDWEWLITDDKSTDNSVEIIKRINDPRIKLSVAEKNGGAGHARNLSLEKATGRFITFLDADDFWEPDFLEEMINFMKDNNAEIAYSNYARCNEQLVPQIDDFKADKEVTFGNLLKTCRLSLLSSMYDSRRVGIEYFPEGSKREDHVMWLNLLKKIPVGKPLPKTMAKYRMHSTSVSRKKQHIIKDQYLVYKDFMKFSTIKSLYYTANWALNGFMKYSKIFN; encoded by the coding sequence ATGCCCCAAGTTTCCATAATCACTCCATGTTATAATTCATCCAGATTTTTGGAAGAAACAATCAGATCCGTAATGAGCCAGACTTTTACAGATTGGGAGTGGTTGATCACGGATGACAAATCTACCGACAACTCCGTGGAAATTATTAAAAGAATCAATGACCCAAGAATAAAGTTATCCGTAGCAGAAAAAAATGGAGGAGCAGGGCATGCAAGAAATCTATCTTTAGAAAAGGCTACCGGAAGGTTTATTACTTTTTTAGATGCTGATGATTTTTGGGAGCCTGATTTTTTAGAAGAAATGATCAATTTCATGAAAGACAATAACGCCGAAATTGCTTATTCAAATTACGCCAGGTGCAATGAGCAATTAGTTCCGCAAATTGATGATTTCAAAGCAGATAAGGAAGTCACTTTTGGAAATCTTTTAAAAACCTGCCGCCTGTCATTATTGTCTTCAATGTATGATTCCCGGAGAGTAGGCATAGAGTACTTCCCAGAAGGCAGCAAACGTGAAGACCATGTGATGTGGCTCAACCTGTTAAAGAAAATTCCTGTAGGCAAACCTCTTCCTAAAACAATGGCTAAGTACAGAATGCACTCCACAAGCGTTTCAAGAAAAAAACAACATATTATAAAAGACCAATATCTTGTATACAAAGACTTTATGAAGTTTTCTACTATAAAATCATTATACTATACTGCTAATTGGGCTCTGAACGGATTTATGAAATATTCTAAAATTTTTAATTAA
- a CDS encoding deoxyuridine 5'-triphosphate nucleotidohydrolase → MEYSKEFKAALSNFSSIEKDRLIFRLLKKDKLLSKKLYFELIDTETTDQKRAQMEEIIKEKVLFASKYLSNPKYFLVLIRKISAEITEHIKVTTDKFGEVSLHLFLINKILDHNSQLSHQRFDNVYKLYLYLINKLIKALLTIKKLDEDYWMEFDEPLEELENKIKINHYLQKLCINNSFDFNWMKSDQIPENLDLMIKEIKSQGFLK, encoded by the coding sequence ATGGAATATTCAAAAGAATTCAAAGCTGCCCTGAGTAATTTTTCTTCAATAGAAAAAGACCGTTTGATCTTCAGACTCCTTAAAAAGGACAAACTCCTTTCTAAAAAACTTTATTTTGAACTTATTGATACTGAAACAACAGATCAGAAGAGAGCTCAGATGGAAGAAATCATTAAAGAGAAGGTTCTTTTTGCTTCTAAATATTTAAGCAATCCAAAATATTTCCTTGTACTTATTCGAAAAATAAGTGCTGAAATCACAGAGCATATAAAAGTAACGACAGATAAGTTTGGCGAGGTGTCACTTCATTTATTTCTAATTAATAAAATTCTGGATCACAACAGCCAACTGAGCCATCAAAGATTCGACAATGTTTATAAGCTCTATCTTTATTTAATTAATAAGCTTATAAAAGCTTTACTTACCATAAAAAAACTGGACGAAGATTACTGGATGGAGTTTGATGAACCGTTAGAAGAATTAGAAAATAAAATAAAGATTAACCATTACCTTCAAAAGCTTTGTATCAACAACAGCTTTGATTTTAACTGGATGAAATCCGACCAAATTCCTGAAAACCTTGATTTAATGATAAAAGAAATAAAGAGCCAGGGATTTTTAAAGTGA
- a CDS encoding 3-deoxy-D-manno-octulosonic acid transferase — translation MSFIYNIFVNLLIFGMKVFSLFDEKTKKGVEGRKQSLPLVKSIFSKDDKVIWMHAASLGEYEQGLPVLEKLKDIFPQHKILITFFSPSGYENVIKKKHIANVICYLPFDKKETVRNFAVQFTTEIFFTVKYDYWYNLFAELKKRNVRIYVISALFYERQSFFTSYGKWFVKQLQHNVDWFFHQTEFSYALAKSVGLTQSSITGDTRFDRVKQLRARDNHVQFIEKFIDGKKTIVLGSSWKAEEEIASITFRKNPFLKFIIAPHDLKRVQHLKQIFPYALLYSEIESSELPITEYQFLIIDSIGLLSKLYSYADIAVVGGGFHDAGLHNILEAATFGVPVIFGNQYRKNPEADELISSEGGKSFENEYLAADFILFLINNDEVLAEMSKNARQFVDGKPNSSTLIIEKITSL, via the coding sequence ATGTCTTTTATTTATAACATATTTGTTAATCTTCTCATTTTCGGAATGAAGGTTTTTTCGTTATTTGATGAGAAAACGAAAAAAGGAGTTGAAGGCAGAAAACAATCCTTACCTCTTGTTAAATCAATTTTTTCAAAGGATGATAAGGTTATTTGGATGCATGCTGCAAGCCTGGGAGAATATGAACAGGGACTTCCTGTTTTAGAGAAATTGAAAGATATATTTCCGCAACATAAGATTCTGATTACTTTTTTTTCACCTTCAGGTTATGAAAATGTTATTAAAAAGAAGCATATTGCAAATGTTATCTGCTACCTTCCTTTTGACAAAAAAGAAACAGTAAGAAATTTTGCAGTACAATTTACGACTGAAATTTTTTTCACGGTTAAATATGATTATTGGTATAATCTTTTTGCGGAGCTTAAAAAGAGAAACGTCCGGATTTATGTAATTTCAGCGCTGTTCTATGAACGACAGTCTTTTTTTACATCGTATGGTAAATGGTTCGTTAAACAATTGCAGCATAATGTAGATTGGTTTTTTCATCAGACTGAATTCTCATATGCACTGGCTAAAAGTGTAGGGTTGACCCAATCCTCTATAACAGGAGATACAAGGTTTGATAGGGTAAAGCAATTGAGAGCCAGAGACAATCATGTTCAATTTATTGAAAAATTTATCGATGGTAAGAAAACCATTGTTTTGGGAAGTTCTTGGAAAGCAGAAGAGGAAATTGCATCGATTACTTTTAGAAAGAATCCATTTCTCAAATTTATTATAGCTCCCCACGACTTAAAAAGAGTCCAGCACTTAAAACAAATATTCCCTTACGCATTATTATATAGTGAAATAGAATCCAGTGAACTACCAATTACGGAGTATCAGTTCTTAATTATTGATAGTATCGGATTACTATCTAAATTGTATTCTTATGCTGATATAGCTGTAGTAGGAGGAGGATTCCATGATGCGGGACTGCATAATATTCTTGAAGCAGCAACTTTTGGTGTGCCGGTTATTTTTGGGAATCAGTACAGAAAAAATCCGGAAGCAGATGAATTGATTTCTTCAGAGGGTGGAAAGTCTTTTGAAAATGAATATTTAGCTGCAGATTTTATTCTTTTCCTTATTAATAATGATGAGGTGCTTGCTGAGATGTCTAAAAATGCCAGACAATTTGTTGATGGTAAACCCAACTCATCAACACTCATTATAGAAAAGATTACATCACTTTAA
- a CDS encoding cupin domain-containing protein: MIKKKDNSEHYIWGDQCDSWILKDTPELSIKQEIMPPGTSEKLHFHNIASQFFYILKGQALFEVNHEKVSVNAGEGISILPKDQHCISNSSEEDLEFLVISNPSTHNDRIEIENK, encoded by the coding sequence ATGATTAAAAAGAAAGATAATTCAGAACATTATATCTGGGGAGATCAGTGTGATAGCTGGATACTGAAAGATACTCCGGAACTTTCGATCAAGCAGGAGATAATGCCTCCGGGAACTTCTGAAAAATTGCATTTCCATAATATAGCCAGTCAATTCTTCTATATATTAAAGGGACAGGCTTTATTTGAGGTTAATCATGAAAAGGTTTCCGTAAACGCAGGTGAGGGTATTTCTATTTTGCCCAAAGACCAACATTGTATTTCTAATAGTTCTGAAGAGGATCTTGAGTTTTTGGTGATCTCCAATCCTTCAACCCATAATGATAGAATTGAAATTGAAAATAAGTGA
- a CDS encoding C40 family peptidase, giving the protein MNKGICIVTVAPVRAENSDKAEIVTEILFGESADILEVNKNWTKIKMHYDGYEGWMDTKQIKLVPDEELERRKVTVITEDFSSVLMNDGKTLLSMGSEVEFQTVASRRSHDIRESIALTAKEFLNVPYLWGGKSFFAVDCSGFTQLVYKVHNIKLPRDTYQQAEVGEPLTFVEESQPGDLAFFENAEGKIIHVGIMLENQKIIHASGKVRIDTLDSTGIFNKELNSHTHKLRVIKNVM; this is encoded by the coding sequence ATGAATAAAGGAATTTGTATTGTTACTGTAGCCCCTGTCCGCGCAGAAAACTCGGACAAGGCTGAAATTGTAACAGAAATATTGTTTGGTGAAAGTGCAGATATTTTGGAAGTGAATAAAAACTGGACCAAAATAAAAATGCATTATGATGGATATGAGGGGTGGATGGATACTAAGCAAATAAAACTGGTTCCAGACGAAGAGCTTGAGAGGAGAAAGGTAACTGTAATTACAGAAGACTTTTCTTCGGTATTGATGAACGATGGTAAAACATTACTTTCCATGGGCTCAGAGGTTGAATTTCAGACAGTGGCATCACGAAGAAGTCATGATATTCGGGAAAGTATTGCTTTAACAGCAAAAGAATTTCTTAACGTTCCTTATCTGTGGGGAGGCAAAAGTTTTTTTGCTGTGGACTGTTCAGGTTTTACACAATTGGTGTATAAGGTCCATAATATAAAATTACCCAGAGATACTTATCAGCAGGCAGAAGTTGGAGAACCTTTAACTTTTGTTGAGGAAAGTCAGCCGGGAGATTTGGCATTCTTTGAAAATGCTGAAGGAAAAATTATTCACGTTGGAATAATGTTGGAGAACCAAAAAATTATTCATGCTTCCGGTAAAGTGAGAATCGATACTCTGGATTCTACAGGTATTTTTAATAAAGAATTAAATAGCCATACTCATAAATTAAGGGTGATAAAAAATGTGATGTAG
- a CDS encoding O-methyltransferase has protein sequence MSFFEEKNPEMDRYLETHASSEPEILKKLRRETFQKTTQPHMISGYQQGRLLTIISQMLQPRNVLEIGTFTGYATLCLATGLSKDGKVTTLDVNEDLAYLPQKYFSESEYADQIHFKLQDAKEFLKETDEFFDLVFIDADKDNYAEYFRLIKPHTRSGSVVLFDNVLWYGKVLEENPKQKSTQVIKELNDLITKDEDFENLILPLRDGVNFLRRK, from the coding sequence ATGAGTTTTTTTGAAGAAAAGAATCCCGAGATGGATAGGTATTTGGAAACCCATGCTTCTTCTGAACCTGAAATTCTAAAAAAATTAAGAAGGGAGACTTTCCAGAAAACGACGCAGCCCCATATGATTTCGGGATATCAGCAGGGAAGACTTTTAACGATCATTTCTCAAATGCTACAGCCTAGAAATGTTCTTGAAATTGGAACTTTTACAGGATATGCAACATTATGCCTGGCTACCGGTCTCTCTAAGGATGGGAAAGTGACAACATTGGACGTAAATGAAGACCTGGCTTATCTTCCTCAAAAATATTTTTCGGAAAGTGAATATGCTGATCAGATTCATTTTAAGCTTCAGGATGCTAAGGAATTTCTGAAGGAAACAGATGAATTTTTTGATCTGGTATTTATTGATGCGGATAAAGATAATTATGCTGAATACTTTAGATTGATAAAGCCACATACACGATCTGGATCTGTGGTTTTGTTTGATAATGTACTTTGGTATGGGAAAGTTTTAGAAGAAAATCCAAAGCAAAAATCCACGCAGGTGATTAAGGAACTCAATGATTTGATTACAAAAGATGAAGATTTTGAAAATCTTATTTTACCTTTGCGGGATGGAGTAAATTTCCTCCGCAGGAAGTAA
- a CDS encoding OmpA family protein produces MKILKILAVSAMALGMTSCVSKKQYDALSSNYKQCIENIGERQREIQDLKSQNSALSGENSLLKSQHDALKSSLDACLSNTGKSSANIDKLVGEINASNSYIKQLISNNAKNDSLNLALSNKLKRSLDNVTDDDVQVKVLKGVVMISLSDKMLYKTGDYNVLPAAQEVLGKVAKVINDYDKYSVLIEGNTDNAALSSANLPRDNWDLSALRGTAVAKILQTQFGVDPSRITAGGRSEYNPKATNMSVSGRAENRRTEIIIMPKLDEFMKLMDINPKK; encoded by the coding sequence ATGAAGATATTAAAAATTTTAGCAGTTTCTGCAATGGCGTTGGGAATGACATCTTGTGTCAGCAAAAAACAGTACGATGCATTGAGTTCTAACTACAAACAATGTATTGAAAATATTGGCGAAAGACAAAGAGAAATTCAGGATCTGAAATCTCAAAATTCTGCATTATCTGGTGAAAATAGTTTACTAAAAAGCCAACATGATGCTTTGAAGTCATCTTTAGATGCTTGTTTATCTAATACAGGGAAGAGCTCTGCAAATATTGATAAATTAGTAGGAGAGATTAACGCTTCAAACTCTTATATCAAGCAATTGATTTCAAATAATGCTAAAAATGACAGTTTAAATTTAGCATTATCTAATAAACTGAAAAGATCTTTGGATAATGTAACGGATGATGATGTTCAGGTAAAAGTGTTGAAGGGTGTTGTAATGATTTCACTATCTGATAAAATGTTATATAAAACAGGTGATTATAATGTCTTGCCAGCTGCTCAGGAAGTACTTGGGAAAGTGGCGAAGGTAATCAACGATTATGACAAATATTCTGTATTGATCGAAGGTAATACGGATAATGCGGCATTAAGTTCAGCTAATTTACCAAGAGATAACTGGGATCTTTCAGCATTGAGAGGAACAGCTGTTGCAAAAATATTACAAACTCAGTTCGGAGTAGATCCTTCAAGAATTACTGCGGGTGGACGTTCAGAATACAATCCTAAGGCAACAAATATGAGTGTTTCAGGAAGAGCGGAAAACAGAAGAACTGAAATTATCATTATGCCTAAATTAGATGAATTCATGAAGTTGATGGATATCAATCCAAAGAAATAA
- the tilS gene encoding tRNA lysidine(34) synthetase TilS, whose translation MLKKLSIKEHLENLVNSPEKHTYLLAVSGGADSMVLAFLFQNLGLNFQIAHINYKLRGKDSDSDQKVVEDFCKKNFITFHLYEVSEEGQKPENSIQLWARELRYRFFKKIQERENLEFLVTAHHLNDQLETFIINLSKASGIKGLSGIPANENKILRPLLQYTKEDIYSFAEENNIAYREDRSNKKAITYEIRSEMRSSQNFWKPMTIFWKISESHLPILIKLKILFRNKSRK comes from the coding sequence ATGTTGAAAAAATTAAGCATTAAAGAACATCTGGAAAATCTGGTCAACTCCCCTGAAAAACACACTTATCTTTTAGCGGTAAGCGGTGGTGCTGATTCTATGGTTTTAGCGTTTCTATTTCAGAATTTAGGTCTCAATTTTCAGATTGCACACATCAATTATAAGCTCCGGGGAAAGGATTCTGACTCTGATCAAAAAGTGGTAGAGGATTTTTGCAAAAAAAACTTTATTACATTTCATTTATATGAAGTATCAGAAGAAGGCCAAAAGCCAGAAAACTCCATTCAGCTTTGGGCCAGAGAGCTTCGTTATCGTTTTTTCAAAAAGATACAGGAAAGAGAAAACCTGGAATTTCTGGTTACCGCCCATCATCTGAACGACCAATTGGAAACTTTCATTATTAATCTTTCGAAAGCTTCAGGAATTAAAGGGCTTAGTGGCATTCCCGCAAACGAAAATAAAATTCTACGTCCCCTTTTGCAATATACAAAAGAAGACATCTATAGCTTCGCTGAAGAAAACAATATTGCATACAGGGAAGACCGATCGAATAAAAAAGCGATTACTTACGAAATAAGATCAGAAATGAGATCGTCCCAAAACTTTTGGAAACCAATGACCATTTTTTGGAAAATTTCAGAAAGTCATCTTCCTATCTTAATCAAACTAAAGATTTTGTTCAGAAACAAATCCAGGAAATAG
- a CDS encoding tRNA lysidine(34) synthetase TilS C-terminal domain-containing protein: MENFRKSSSYLNQTKDFVQKQIQEIENSISTFNLGKIILSKEKLSKESDFVKFEILKKYGFNKEDEIKKIFTAETGSSFFSNDFQLLINRGQLIMIDLNDEKTDEEEIILIENFNFDQLSIDINLNNFISKNNEVDKTIQWSFDAEMIQFPLVLRKKIEGDLFYPLYFSGKKKVSKFFKDEKLSILAKQKFGY; this comes from the coding sequence TTGGAAAATTTCAGAAAGTCATCTTCCTATCTTAATCAAACTAAAGATTTTGTTCAGAAACAAATCCAGGAAATAGAAAACAGTATTTCAACGTTTAACCTGGGAAAGATAATTTTATCAAAAGAAAAGCTAAGCAAAGAAAGTGATTTTGTAAAATTTGAAATTCTAAAAAAATACGGCTTTAATAAAGAGGATGAAATTAAAAAAATCTTTACAGCAGAAACGGGAAGCTCTTTTTTTTCTAATGATTTCCAGCTGCTCATCAACAGAGGGCAATTAATTATGATCGATCTCAATGATGAAAAAACAGATGAAGAAGAGATTATTTTAATTGAAAATTTTAATTTCGATCAACTCTCTATTGACATAAATCTCAACAATTTTATTAGTAAAAACAATGAAGTTGATAAGACTATTCAATGGTCATTTGACGCAGAAATGATTCAATTCCCATTGGTTTTAAGAAAAAAAATAGAGGGCGATTTATTTTATCCATTATACTTTTCGGGAAAAAAGAAAGTTTCTAAGTTTTTTAAG